One stretch of Priestia megaterium DNA includes these proteins:
- the garR gene encoding 2-hydroxy-3-oxopropionate reductase: MTKRVGFIGLGIMGKPMTLNLLKAGFEVTVYDINKAAVEEVKAAGGFGAESLAEVAVNSDVMITMLPASHHVKSVVLGEEGLIHSAKEGSVIIDMSSISPVASKEIAAELAQKRIHMLDAPVSGGEPKAIDGTLAIMVGGNEHVFESVSHILHAMGTEVTLVGDNGSGVTAKLANQVIVNLNIAAMSEALVLAAKAGIDVEKMYQAIRGGLAGSAVLDAKVPLILDRNFVAGGRIDINLKDMTNVMETAHDIGVPLPLSSQLVEIFHALKVDGKASDDHGGIVQYYEKLANVEVKKKVEA; this comes from the coding sequence ATGACAAAACGCGTTGGATTTATTGGACTTGGAATTATGGGAAAACCAATGACACTCAATTTATTAAAAGCAGGCTTTGAGGTAACGGTTTACGATATTAATAAAGCAGCAGTGGAAGAAGTGAAAGCAGCAGGAGGATTTGGAGCAGAAAGTCTTGCTGAAGTTGCAGTGAACAGCGACGTGATGATTACAATGCTTCCGGCTTCACATCATGTAAAAAGCGTAGTTCTTGGAGAAGAAGGGTTAATTCATAGCGCAAAAGAAGGAAGCGTTATCATTGATATGAGTTCGATTTCGCCGGTAGCTTCTAAAGAAATTGCGGCCGAACTAGCACAAAAAAGAATTCACATGCTAGACGCTCCGGTTAGCGGAGGAGAGCCAAAAGCAATTGACGGTACGCTTGCGATTATGGTCGGAGGAAATGAGCATGTATTTGAAAGCGTTTCACACATTCTTCATGCGATGGGAACAGAAGTGACGCTTGTTGGAGACAACGGAAGCGGCGTAACGGCTAAGCTTGCAAACCAAGTGATTGTAAACTTAAACATCGCAGCAATGTCTGAAGCACTTGTATTAGCAGCTAAAGCAGGCATTGACGTTGAAAAAATGTATCAAGCGATTCGCGGTGGATTAGCAGGAAGCGCTGTATTGGATGCAAAAGTACCGCTTATTTTAGACCGCAACTTTGTAGCAGGCGGACGCATTGATATTAACTTAAAAGATATGACAAACGTGATGGAAACGGCTCATGACATTGGCGTACCGCTTCCGCTTTCAAGTCAGCTTGTGGAAATTTTCCACGCGTTAAAAGTAGACGGAAAAGCAAGCGATGATCACGGCGGAATTGTGCAGTACTATGAAAAATTAGCAAACGTTGAAGTGAAAAAGAAGGTGGAAGCATGA
- a CDS encoding pyruvate oxidase gives MIKTTAGKAAMSVLKEWNIDHIFGMPGDSINHFMDNLRSERDEIEFIQVRHEEVGALAASSYAKITGKIGVCLSIGGPGAIHLLNGLYDAKADGAPVLVLAGQVPREKLGNESFQEVNLERVFDDVSVFNHRVDSPESFPHLLQQAIRTAYAKKGVAVLVIPDDIPSSTIKIDSKTPIANVSKSISHSDPEDVAKALLAIKYAKKPVILAGTGAKHAKLELAQFAEKIAAPVIFTLPAKGILPDHHPYNLGQLGQLGTKPSYEAMEETDLLIMIGTSYPYREFLPDGAEAIQLDSDATQIGRRYPVSIGLVGDSKTTLSQLTHNLDYQENRRFLEECQVNMENWWKHVEKEENEVSTPIKPQQVIPKLQKIVDDDAIVSVDVGNVTVWMARHFRMTNQKFVVSSWLATMGCGLPAAIAGKLAHPEKQSVAVCGDGGFTMVMQDFVTAVKYKLPIVVVVLNNSEIGMIKYEQALQGHLDYQTQLGEMNFAKFAESCGGIGYRVEKYEELETAFEKAALANVPVVIDVVVADEPPLPGKISFGQAANYSKHIMKKFFKEHELEMPPLRKGLSRML, from the coding sequence ATGATAAAAACTACAGCTGGAAAAGCAGCTATGTCCGTGTTAAAAGAATGGAATATCGATCACATTTTCGGGATGCCGGGAGACTCAATCAATCATTTTATGGACAACTTGCGCAGTGAAAGAGATGAAATTGAATTTATTCAAGTCCGTCACGAGGAGGTAGGGGCACTTGCGGCATCTTCTTATGCTAAAATCACGGGCAAAATCGGCGTGTGTCTGTCGATTGGGGGGCCGGGTGCGATTCATTTGTTAAACGGTTTGTATGATGCGAAAGCAGACGGTGCACCGGTGTTAGTGCTAGCTGGACAGGTGCCACGTGAGAAGCTTGGCAATGAATCGTTTCAAGAAGTGAACTTAGAACGTGTTTTTGATGATGTGTCGGTGTTTAATCACCGAGTAGACTCGCCTGAATCGTTTCCGCATCTGCTGCAGCAAGCGATTCGAACGGCTTATGCAAAAAAAGGTGTCGCGGTATTAGTTATTCCAGATGATATTCCGTCTTCAACGATTAAAATTGACTCAAAAACGCCAATTGCAAATGTATCAAAATCGATTTCTCACAGTGACCCAGAAGATGTAGCTAAAGCGCTTCTAGCGATTAAATATGCAAAAAAACCGGTTATTTTAGCGGGAACAGGTGCAAAGCACGCGAAGCTTGAGTTAGCACAGTTTGCGGAGAAAATTGCGGCGCCGGTTATTTTTACGCTTCCCGCTAAAGGAATACTGCCTGATCATCATCCTTATAATCTTGGGCAGCTCGGGCAGCTTGGGACGAAGCCGTCTTATGAAGCGATGGAAGAAACCGATTTGTTAATTATGATTGGGACTTCGTATCCATACCGTGAGTTTTTACCAGATGGAGCCGAAGCAATACAACTGGACTCAGATGCCACACAAATTGGCAGACGCTATCCTGTATCAATCGGATTAGTCGGTGACTCTAAAACGACGCTGTCACAGCTTACGCATAATTTAGACTATCAAGAAAACCGTCGTTTTTTAGAAGAGTGTCAGGTCAATATGGAAAACTGGTGGAAACACGTAGAAAAAGAAGAAAATGAAGTGAGTACGCCAATCAAGCCGCAGCAAGTCATTCCTAAGCTTCAAAAAATAGTTGATGATGATGCAATTGTATCTGTTGATGTCGGGAACGTTACGGTATGGATGGCGAGACATTTCCGCATGACGAATCAAAAATTTGTAGTTTCCAGCTGGCTGGCAACGATGGGCTGCGGACTTCCGGCTGCGATTGCAGGAAAGCTTGCCCATCCTGAAAAACAATCGGTAGCCGTATGCGGTGACGGAGGCTTTACGATGGTGATGCAAGATTTTGTAACGGCTGTGAAGTATAAGCTGCCGATCGTTGTAGTGGTGCTGAACAACAGTGAAATCGGGATGATTAAATATGAACAAGCGCTTCAAGGTCACTTGGATTATCAAACGCAGCTTGGTGAAATGAACTTTGCGAAGTTCGCTGAATCGTGCGGAGGAATTGGTTACCGAGTTGAAAAATACGAAGAGCTAGAAACAGCTTTTGAAAAAGCAGCGCTTGCGAATGTCCCTGTTGTGATTGATGTGGTCGTAGCAGATGAACCGCCGCTTCCAGGCAAAATTTCGTTCGGACAAGCAGCCAATTATTCGAAGCATATCATGAAAAAGTTCTTCAAAGAACACGAGCTCGAAATGCCGCCGCTTCGTAAAGGACTAAGCAGAATGCTTTAA
- a CDS encoding four-carbon acid sugar kinase family protein, whose translation MIKQHEKRLVSDVFKDIPAVDEALVQEMLDAELLTFNQKIIVLDDDPTGVQTVNGISVYTDWSKDSIKQGFLEENSMFFILTNSRGFTASETEKAHEDIAAVITEVAAEVNKEFLIISRGDSTLRGHYPLETEILKKTVEQHSNQVLDGEVIFPFFKEGGRFTIDNIHYVQDEDYLVPAGETEFAKDRTFGYSKSHLGEWVEEKSEGKFKASHTTYISLGSIRALDLVTITNQLMEVKDFNKVVVNAVDYVDVKVVTIALLRAMKLGKHFMYRSAAALTKVMGGVSDKDLLTKEELIKEKSSNGGLIMVGSHVKKTTEQLEELKKCSFIEFIEFDCHLVLEPEKFEEEVNRIINEAEKLISQGQTVAVYTRRERLDLGEGKKEEELKLSVKISDAVTSIVRRLNVRPNFIVAKGGITSSDIGVNGLSVKRATVAGQIKPGIPVWVTGEESKFPGIAYIIFPGNVGAKTTLRETVELLSK comes from the coding sequence ATGATTAAACAACATGAAAAACGTCTTGTAAGCGATGTGTTTAAAGACATTCCAGCGGTCGATGAAGCACTTGTACAAGAAATGCTAGACGCAGAGCTTCTGACGTTTAATCAAAAAATCATTGTGCTAGATGATGATCCAACAGGTGTTCAAACGGTTAATGGCATTTCCGTGTACACAGACTGGAGCAAAGACAGCATCAAGCAAGGGTTTTTAGAAGAAAATTCAATGTTTTTTATTCTAACAAATTCACGCGGATTTACCGCTTCTGAAACGGAAAAAGCACATGAAGACATTGCCGCTGTTATTACAGAGGTAGCGGCTGAAGTAAATAAAGAGTTTTTAATTATCAGCAGAGGTGATTCAACTCTTCGCGGTCACTACCCGTTAGAAACAGAAATATTAAAGAAAACCGTTGAACAGCATTCCAATCAAGTGCTTGACGGCGAAGTTATTTTTCCTTTCTTTAAAGAAGGCGGACGATTTACGATTGATAATATTCACTATGTGCAAGATGAAGATTACTTAGTGCCGGCAGGAGAAACGGAATTTGCAAAAGACCGTACGTTTGGCTACAGTAAATCTCATTTAGGGGAGTGGGTGGAAGAAAAGTCAGAAGGGAAATTTAAAGCAAGTCATACGACGTATATTTCGCTCGGGAGCATTCGTGCACTTGATTTAGTGACGATCACAAATCAGCTGATGGAAGTGAAAGACTTTAACAAAGTAGTTGTGAACGCAGTGGATTATGTGGACGTGAAAGTTGTGACGATTGCGCTTCTTCGCGCGATGAAGCTTGGAAAGCACTTTATGTATCGAAGCGCTGCGGCTCTAACAAAAGTGATGGGCGGCGTGAGCGACAAAGACCTTTTAACAAAAGAAGAGCTCATTAAAGAAAAGTCGTCAAACGGCGGGTTAATTATGGTTGGTTCGCATGTTAAAAAAACAACAGAGCAGTTAGAAGAATTAAAGAAATGCAGCTTCATTGAATTTATTGAATTTGACTGTCATCTTGTCTTAGAACCTGAAAAGTTTGAAGAAGAAGTGAACCGTATTATCAATGAAGCAGAGAAGCTTATTTCACAGGGTCAAACGGTAGCTGTGTATACAAGACGCGAGCGCTTAGATCTTGGCGAAGGAAAAAAAGAAGAAGAGCTTAAATTATCTGTAAAAATTTCAGATGCGGTTACAAGTATTGTTCGCCGCTTAAACGTTCGTCCAAACTTTATCGTTGCAAAAGGCGGCATTACGTCAAGTGATATTGGCGTAAATGGCTTATCCGTAAAGCGCGCAACGGTTGCTGGACAAATCAAGCCGGGCATTCCGGTATGGGTAACGGGAGAGGAAAGCAAGTTTCCGGGCATTGCGTACATCATTTTCCCTGGAAACGTCGGAGCCAAAACAACGCTTCGAGAAACGGTTGAGTTATTAAGTAAATAA
- a CDS encoding competence protein ComK: protein MTNDENYQIGLTTKALIPVNDPIHRTKVLDETGEYMLSKTCKQLLEEACIRELSTFNGSIAAVRKMFPYKQLTPLVINRSQAIIAFPTSSPNDYSCAWIFASHVHTSHTLATVNSPSTLIYFKDGTFIPVKLSYYSLEKKLARAAVIRNYCLESPLVFA, encoded by the coding sequence ATGACAAATGATGAAAATTATCAAATTGGTTTGACGACAAAAGCACTGATTCCGGTGAACGATCCTATTCACCGCACGAAGGTGCTAGATGAAACAGGAGAATACATGCTAAGCAAGACGTGTAAGCAATTATTAGAAGAAGCGTGTATTCGAGAATTAAGTACGTTTAACGGCTCTATCGCTGCCGTTCGAAAAATGTTTCCGTACAAACAGCTTACGCCGCTTGTTATTAATCGTTCACAAGCCATCATTGCATTTCCGACATCTTCGCCAAACGACTATAGCTGCGCTTGGATTTTTGCCTCTCATGTTCATACTTCACATACGCTTGCTACAGTTAATTCACCCTCTACGCTGATTTACTTCAAAGACGGAACGTTCATCCCAGTGAAACTTTCTTATTATAGCTTAGAAAAAAAGTTGGCCCGAGCGGCTGTTATTCGTAATTATTGTTTAGAAAGTCC
- a CDS encoding GntR family transcriptional regulator: MLRNQGSRSSHHPSYEMIRDKILNGELEGGTKIVEEKLASELGFSRTPIRDSIRRLEYEGLIVRKKVVSPTEKDLRNLFEVRMLLEGSASKAAATFLSDKELEELKECVDIGRNGSFEEIMSANEHFHAIIVNASNNDVMINIIDRMQSIIYLFRHTVVFYNRPFLIDEHEDIYNAIKERNAEKAEALMQEHLQKDLEFCLHLLQRRQ, translated from the coding sequence ATGTTAAGAAATCAAGGTTCTCGTTCGTCTCATCACCCTTCTTATGAGATGATTCGAGATAAAATTTTAAACGGTGAGCTTGAAGGCGGTACAAAAATCGTCGAAGAAAAATTAGCGAGCGAGCTTGGATTCAGCCGAACGCCAATTCGTGATTCCATCAGACGCTTAGAATATGAAGGACTGATCGTTCGAAAAAAAGTGGTGTCGCCGACAGAAAAAGACTTACGCAACTTGTTTGAAGTGCGAATGCTGCTAGAAGGCTCAGCTTCTAAAGCTGCCGCAACTTTTTTGTCTGACAAAGAATTAGAAGAATTAAAGGAATGCGTAGACATTGGAAGAAACGGCTCGTTTGAAGAAATCATGAGCGCGAATGAACATTTCCACGCCATTATTGTGAACGCAAGCAACAATGACGTAATGATTAATATCATCGACCGCATGCAGTCGATCATTTACTTATTCCGTCACACCGTGGTGTTTTACAACCGCCCGTTTTTAATTGACGAACACGAAGATATTTATAACGCTATTAAAGAACGCAATGCTGAAAAAGCGGAAGCGTTAATGCAGGAACACCTTCAAAAAGACTTAGAGTTTTGCCTGCATTTACTTCAAAGAAGACAATAA
- a CDS encoding gluconate:H+ symporter: protein MNSVFGLSHEASLLLYAIVSIVGLIFLIAKFKTNPFVALIVAALFMGLISGMKLPDIVTAFQEGVASVLGFIAIVLGLGTMLGKMMAESGGAERIARTLIKVFGEKNVHWAMMVVAVICGIPVFFQVGVVLLIPLVFVIAKHTGTSLIKIGLSLIAGLAVVHSLVPPHPAAMLAVDIFKADLGKTILYSLVVAFPAAAVAGPIYGSFISRRVHVEPTGEIMEQFTESKHKDLPGFGITLFTILLPVLLMLLATITGFVYPETSTIRYVTNFIGSPIVALLISLVFAFYSFGFARGYNKDDLLKFTNECLGPVASIILIIGAGGGFNKILTASGVGDAIAGFAQDAHLSPIVLAFVIAGLIRAAVGSATVAMTTAAGIVAPIAATMPNVSPELLVLATGAGSVMLSHVNDSGFWLIKEFFNMSVAQTLKTWTVMETILSFAAFAMVLILDIFI from the coding sequence ATGAATTCAGTATTCGGATTAAGTCATGAAGCAAGTCTTTTGCTGTATGCGATTGTATCGATTGTCGGACTGATCTTTTTAATTGCCAAATTTAAAACAAATCCGTTCGTAGCGCTAATTGTTGCGGCTTTGTTTATGGGTCTTATTTCAGGAATGAAGCTGCCTGATATCGTAACGGCTTTCCAAGAAGGAGTAGCGAGCGTCTTAGGATTTATCGCGATTGTTCTTGGTCTTGGAACGATGTTAGGTAAAATGATGGCAGAGTCAGGCGGAGCCGAGCGTATTGCCCGCACGTTAATTAAAGTATTCGGTGAAAAGAACGTACACTGGGCAATGATGGTTGTAGCCGTTATTTGCGGTATCCCGGTCTTTTTCCAAGTTGGTGTTGTGTTATTAATTCCGCTTGTGTTTGTAATTGCCAAGCATACGGGTACGTCACTTATTAAAATTGGTTTATCATTAATTGCAGGTTTAGCAGTTGTTCACAGTTTAGTACCTCCGCATCCGGCAGCGATGCTAGCGGTGGATATCTTTAAAGCAGATTTAGGTAAAACGATTTTGTATTCATTAGTTGTGGCATTTCCAGCTGCAGCCGTGGCGGGTCCGATTTACGGATCGTTCATTTCACGCCGTGTTCATGTAGAGCCAACGGGTGAAATTATGGAGCAGTTCACAGAGTCGAAGCATAAAGACCTTCCTGGCTTCGGAATTACGTTATTTACGATTTTACTACCGGTACTATTAATGCTTTTAGCAACGATCACTGGGTTTGTTTATCCGGAAACAAGTACGATTCGCTACGTAACAAACTTTATCGGAAGTCCAATCGTTGCGCTGTTAATTTCGCTAGTGTTTGCTTTTTATTCGTTCGGTTTTGCAAGAGGGTACAACAAAGATGATTTATTAAAATTCACAAACGAATGTCTTGGACCCGTTGCTTCGATCATTTTAATCATCGGTGCAGGCGGCGGTTTTAATAAAATTTTAACAGCAAGCGGTGTAGGTGATGCAATTGCAGGGTTTGCTCAAGATGCACATCTTTCTCCTATCGTGCTAGCGTTTGTGATTGCAGGGTTAATTCGTGCAGCAGTTGGTTCAGCAACAGTGGCGATGACAACAGCGGCAGGTATTGTAGCGCCTATCGCAGCAACAATGCCAAACGTAAGCCCGGAGCTGCTAGTACTAGCAACAGGCGCAGGTTCTGTTATGTTATCGCACGTAAATGATTCTGGATTCTGGCTAATCAAAGAATTCTTCAACATGTCAGTTGCCCAAACGTTAAAAACGTGGACAGTGATGGAAACGATTCTATCATTTGCAGCGTTTGCGATGGTTCTTATTTTAGACATTTTCATCTAA
- a CDS encoding FMN-binding glutamate synthase family protein, translating to MGVFEIILLIFGAVMMLVILVPIIIAIILWMKDEKQEEHSVLRNYPLLGKMRYIFEKMGPELRQYLFLNNNEGKPFSRNQYEQTVKSGKYLNRMMGFGSERDFSEPGYYIRNAVFPKQRDEMKVDNTQKIKTKVYKMDADNLFSRREHREDKEADPFYLRNEDAVVIGPSCKKPFVVRGLIGQSGMSFGALGDHAITALSLGLGRAGGTWMNTGEGGLSPYHLKGNVDIIFQIGPGLFGVRTKEGEFSWEEFKKKSEMKQIKAFEIKLAQGAKTRGGHVDGSKVTEEIAEIRNLKPGESVDSPNRFKEFASYPEMFEFIEKLRDVGGKPVGIKMVVGNTNDLEEMAAYMKETGSGPDFITIDGAEGGTGASFQELADGAGVPLFSGLPFVDELLRKYGVRDEVKLFASGKLLTADKVATALSLGADCVNIARGFMFSVGCIQAQVCHNNRCPVGVATTDPKLQKALIIEEKSYRVCNYVLSLREGLFNLAAAAGIDSPTKFSKKHVVFKNSSGQLADISIKEKMYV from the coding sequence ATGGGAGTGTTTGAAATCATTTTACTTATTTTTGGCGCGGTAATGATGCTTGTTATTTTAGTTCCAATTATCATTGCTATTATTCTTTGGATGAAAGATGAAAAACAAGAAGAGCATTCGGTTTTGAGAAACTATCCGCTGCTCGGGAAAATGCGCTATATTTTTGAGAAAATGGGGCCCGAACTGCGTCAGTATTTATTTTTAAATAATAACGAAGGCAAGCCGTTTTCTAGAAATCAATATGAACAAACCGTTAAGTCAGGTAAGTACTTGAACCGAATGATGGGATTTGGCTCAGAACGTGATTTTAGCGAACCGGGCTACTATATTCGAAACGCGGTGTTTCCAAAACAGCGCGACGAAATGAAAGTGGATAATACACAAAAAATTAAAACGAAAGTATATAAAATGGATGCGGATAACTTATTCAGCCGAAGAGAGCACCGAGAAGATAAAGAAGCGGATCCGTTTTATTTGCGGAATGAAGATGCGGTCGTTATAGGGCCTTCATGCAAAAAGCCGTTTGTTGTAAGAGGATTAATCGGTCAGTCAGGCATGAGCTTTGGAGCACTTGGTGACCATGCGATTACCGCTTTATCACTAGGATTAGGGCGAGCAGGCGGTACGTGGATGAACACGGGAGAAGGCGGACTTTCACCGTATCATTTAAAAGGAAACGTTGATATTATTTTTCAAATTGGTCCAGGGCTTTTTGGCGTTCGGACAAAAGAAGGCGAATTTTCATGGGAAGAATTTAAAAAGAAAAGTGAAATGAAGCAAATCAAAGCGTTTGAAATCAAGCTGGCGCAAGGAGCTAAAACGCGAGGCGGTCACGTGGACGGTTCAAAAGTAACGGAAGAAATCGCTGAAATTCGCAACTTGAAGCCAGGAGAATCTGTAGACAGTCCAAACCGTTTTAAAGAGTTTGCGTCGTATCCTGAAATGTTTGAGTTTATTGAAAAACTTCGAGATGTAGGCGGCAAGCCAGTAGGCATTAAAATGGTTGTAGGCAACACAAATGACCTTGAAGAAATGGCGGCGTATATGAAAGAGACGGGAAGCGGTCCTGATTTTATTACGATCGACGGAGCAGAAGGCGGAACAGGCGCATCGTTTCAAGAATTAGCAGACGGAGCCGGCGTGCCGCTGTTTTCAGGGCTGCCTTTTGTGGATGAACTGCTTAGAAAGTATGGCGTTCGTGATGAAGTGAAGCTTTTTGCATCGGGTAAGTTGTTAACGGCTGATAAAGTTGCAACGGCTTTATCGCTAGGTGCCGACTGCGTTAATATTGCCAGAGGCTTTATGTTTTCTGTCGGCTGTATTCAAGCGCAGGTTTGTCATAATAACCGTTGTCCCGTGGGCGTAGCCACAACAGATCCGAAGCTGCAAAAAGCGCTTATTATTGAGGAAAAATCATACCGCGTGTGCAATTACGTGCTGTCGCTTCGTGAAGGATTGTTTAATTTAGCAGCAGCAGCCGGTATTGATTCGCCAACGAAGTTTTCAAAAAAACACGTGGTGTTCAAAAACAGCAGCGGACAGTTAGCTGACATTTCTATAAAAGAAAAGATGTACGTATAA